From one Mycobacterium colombiense CECT 3035 genomic stretch:
- a CDS encoding MlaD family protein — protein MMATGARGALTVVAAAMVTAGCATNGLASLPLPAPGLGSGGYSLNAVFSNALNLPMNAKVKLAGADVGQLESMVARNYTAVTRLRIRDGVLLPRGSTAELRTATPLGDVFVALKPPADDPADTPLLHDGDTIGLDSTAAAATVESVLSSAAILVNGGAVRNFTNIINGFGKATGDQGQAFGDMIRKSNQLLGTLDARSDQISHALTQLSHLADQLDAKNQTIGDLMTAASPATSALADNTSQLSNLAVQVGDTSRLLARFPSIGGTDTSGRSMIRDLNTIAGAANDVAMSPDTSWLSINRLIPALVKSTAGNSISVNVGVDKIMLGSLPDIGFPGDIGLHGPHHYNVNLLVGTLKYTLWRLQERIVGRGPNSPQVPVIPDPNIPGQIDVAPGPPPAQAPPAPGAPPPPGAQP, from the coding sequence ATGATGGCCACGGGCGCGCGGGGCGCGCTGACGGTGGTGGCCGCCGCGATGGTCACCGCGGGATGCGCCACGAACGGCCTTGCCAGCCTGCCCCTTCCGGCCCCGGGGCTGGGCTCGGGCGGGTATTCGCTGAACGCGGTGTTCTCCAACGCGCTCAACCTGCCGATGAACGCCAAGGTCAAGCTGGCCGGCGCCGACGTCGGGCAGCTCGAATCGATGGTGGCGCGCAACTACACCGCCGTCACCCGGCTGCGCATCCGGGACGGCGTGCTCCTGCCGCGCGGCAGCACCGCCGAATTGCGCACCGCGACACCGCTGGGCGACGTGTTCGTCGCGCTGAAGCCGCCGGCCGACGATCCCGCGGACACGCCGCTGCTGCACGACGGCGACACCATCGGCCTGGATTCGACCGCGGCCGCCGCGACCGTCGAGTCGGTGCTGAGCTCGGCCGCGATCCTGGTGAACGGCGGGGCGGTCCGCAATTTCACCAACATCATCAACGGTTTCGGCAAGGCGACCGGCGACCAGGGCCAGGCGTTCGGCGACATGATCCGTAAGTCCAACCAGTTGCTCGGGACCCTGGACGCCCGGTCCGACCAGATCTCGCACGCGCTGACCCAACTGTCGCACCTGGCCGACCAACTGGACGCCAAGAACCAGACCATCGGCGACCTGATGACGGCCGCCAGCCCCGCCACGTCGGCGCTGGCCGACAACACCAGCCAGCTTTCCAACCTGGCAGTGCAGGTGGGCGACACCTCCCGGTTGCTCGCCAGGTTCCCGTCGATCGGCGGGACCGACACCAGCGGCCGCAGCATGATCCGCGACCTGAACACGATCGCCGGGGCCGCCAATGACGTTGCCATGAGCCCGGATACCAGCTGGCTGTCGATCAACCGGCTGATCCCCGCGCTGGTCAAATCGACTGCCGGGAATTCGATCTCGGTGAACGTCGGCGTGGACAAGATCATGCTGGGGTCGCTTCCCGACATCGGCTTCCCCGGTGACATCGGCCTGCATGGACCGCACCACTACAACGTGAACCTGCTCGTCGGCACCCTGAAGTACACGCTGTGGCGGCTGCAGGAACGTATCGTCGGCCGCGGGCCGAACTCGCCACAGGTTCCGGTCATCCCGGATCCGAACATCCCGGGGCAGATCGACGTCGCACCCGGACCGCCGCCGGCACAAGCACCGCCGGCACCGGGTGCGCCACCACCGCCAGGAGCGCAACCATGA
- a CDS encoding MCE family protein, with the protein MQVRGLGARTLAIVAAVAVIGAAIGIGWWSLSSGEDTITVTAQFDSASGLYEGNEVAVLGMPVGKITKINPKGGYVEVEFTIDRHVKVPATAQAVTVSTSILTDRQIELTPPYRGGPTLQNHDTIGLPRTKTPVEFSSVLNVLDKVTKSLEGDGHGGGPIADVLGGGTEVVKGNGEKIKAALGELSKALRLSSDGGATTREQITTIVKNISTLFDAVAANDTKLREFASTIHQVSQIMADEDLGSGSTGHKLDQLIQRAGDLLDENRDNVKQAVLHGNDTLKTVTDQRRDLAELLDLAPLVADNAYNMIDRANGSVRARFLTDRLLFDSQYTKEICNLMGLRQLGCSTGTIQDFGPDFGLTYVLDGMAAMGQK; encoded by the coding sequence CTGCAAGTGAGGGGGCTTGGCGCCAGGACGCTGGCCATCGTCGCCGCGGTCGCGGTTATCGGCGCGGCGATCGGAATCGGCTGGTGGTCACTGAGTTCCGGTGAGGACACGATCACCGTGACGGCCCAATTCGACAGCGCCTCGGGCCTCTACGAGGGCAACGAGGTGGCGGTGCTGGGCATGCCGGTGGGCAAGATCACCAAGATCAACCCCAAGGGCGGCTACGTCGAGGTCGAGTTCACCATCGACCGTCACGTCAAAGTGCCCGCCACCGCGCAGGCCGTCACGGTGTCGACCTCCATCCTCACGGATCGACAGATCGAGCTGACGCCGCCCTACCGCGGCGGCCCGACCCTGCAGAACCACGACACCATCGGCCTGCCCCGGACCAAGACGCCCGTCGAATTCAGCAGCGTGCTCAACGTTTTGGACAAGGTGACCAAGTCGCTGGAGGGTGACGGCCACGGCGGCGGACCGATCGCCGACGTGCTGGGCGGCGGCACCGAGGTGGTCAAAGGCAACGGCGAGAAGATCAAGGCGGCCCTCGGCGAGCTGTCCAAGGCGCTGCGGCTGTCCAGCGACGGGGGCGCGACGACCCGCGAGCAGATCACCACGATCGTCAAGAACATCAGCACGCTGTTCGACGCGGTGGCCGCCAACGACACGAAACTGCGCGAATTCGCCTCCACCATCCACCAAGTCAGCCAGATCATGGCCGACGAGGACCTCGGCAGCGGCAGCACCGGCCACAAACTCGACCAGCTGATCCAGCGGGCCGGCGACCTGCTCGACGAAAATCGGGACAATGTCAAACAAGCCGTCCTGCACGGCAATGACACGCTCAAGACGGTGACCGACCAACGCCGCGACCTGGCCGAGCTGCTGGATCTGGCTCCGCTGGTGGCCGACAACGCCTACAACATGATCGACCGGGCCAACGGCAGCGTGCGGGCCCGCTTCCTGACGGATCGGTTGCTCTTCGACAGCCAGTACACCAAAGAGATCTGCAACCTGATGGGCCTTCGGCAACTGGGCTGCAGCACCGGGACGATCCAGGACTTCGGCCCCGATTTCGGGTTGACGTACGTGCTCGACGGCATGGCCGCCATGGGGCAGAAATGA
- a CDS encoding MlaD family protein produces MMRAVADFANVVVRAVRTGHRQQVWLSVAGLVLILVVATAYLLIGALRVKPFASSYRVTVQLAESGGLLPNQDVALRGVRIGRVESLQITDNGVNTVASITSKVRIPANSVVHVSALSPAGEQYINFEAASDAGPYLHDGSLIASDHTTVPVSLAQLLGDADGLLAQVDPHKVELIKKELSLSKEGPAKLTAIVDGGTFLLSTLDSVLPQTTSIIKTSRVVLTLASDKNSGLGAAATELNHTLTGVARMQAGYRRLTAQTPGTLSAVDNLFADNSDTMVQLLGSMATMSQLFYLRVPALNALFPDYRGSVLDAVTSAFHDGGVWATADLYPRYVCDYGTPSHAPSAADYYEPFMYTYCRDDDPAVSIRGAKNAPRPGGDDTAGPPPGANLGQRTDPTPRGRYSIPTPYGGPQLPIEPPH; encoded by the coding sequence ATGATGCGCGCCGTCGCCGACTTCGCCAATGTCGTTGTCCGAGCGGTGCGTACGGGTCACCGGCAACAGGTCTGGCTGTCGGTGGCCGGCCTGGTGCTCATCCTGGTGGTGGCGACCGCCTACCTGCTCATCGGCGCGTTGCGGGTGAAGCCCTTCGCCTCGTCCTACCGGGTCACCGTGCAGTTGGCGGAATCCGGTGGCCTGCTGCCCAATCAGGACGTCGCGCTGCGCGGAGTCCGCATCGGCCGCGTCGAGTCGCTGCAGATCACCGACAACGGCGTCAACACCGTCGCCAGCATCACGTCGAAGGTTCGGATCCCGGCGAACAGCGTCGTGCACGTGTCGGCGCTCTCGCCGGCCGGTGAGCAGTACATCAACTTCGAAGCCGCGTCCGACGCCGGCCCGTATCTGCACGACGGCAGCCTCATCGCCTCGGACCACACCACAGTCCCGGTCAGCTTGGCCCAGTTGCTCGGCGACGCCGACGGATTGCTGGCCCAGGTGGACCCGCACAAGGTCGAGTTGATCAAGAAGGAATTGAGCCTGAGCAAGGAGGGCCCGGCGAAGCTGACCGCCATCGTCGACGGCGGCACGTTCCTGCTTTCGACGCTCGACTCGGTGCTGCCCCAGACCACCAGCATCATCAAGACCAGCCGCGTCGTGCTCACGCTGGCCAGCGACAAGAACAGCGGATTAGGCGCCGCCGCAACCGAACTCAACCACACGCTCACCGGTGTCGCCAGGATGCAGGCCGGCTACCGCCGGTTGACTGCGCAGACGCCGGGCACGCTGTCGGCCGTCGACAACCTGTTCGCCGACAACTCCGACACCATGGTGCAGCTGCTGGGCAGCATGGCCACGATGTCGCAGCTGTTCTACCTGCGGGTCCCGGCGCTCAACGCGCTGTTCCCCGACTACCGCGGGTCGGTATTGGACGCGGTGACGAGCGCATTCCACGACGGCGGTGTCTGGGCGACGGCCGACCTGTACCCGCGCTACGTGTGCGACTACGGGACGCCGTCGCACGCGCCGTCGGCAGCCGATTACTACGAACCGTTCATGTATACCTACTGCCGCGACGACGATCCGGCGGTCTCGATCCGCGGCGCCAAGAACGCGCCACGGCCGGGCGGCGACGACACCGCCGGCCCGCCGCCGGGCGCGAACCTGGGCCAGCGAACCGATCCGACCCCGCGGGGCCGCTACAGCATTCCCACCCCGTACGGCGGTCCGCAGCTGCCGATCGAACCGCCGCACTGA
- a CDS encoding tetratricopeptide repeat protein: MTVIVTTEKNPKARAQAEEEPEPEIADAAGEDEAGGLLNRKRPGTERPKRPWRRYLRRSVLPALLVAALAVSGFLGWRQWQDHQLKVAGEQAQQAAIAYAQVLTSIDSNKVDENFKQVLDGASGEFKDMYTQSSVKLRQLLIDNKATAHGVVVDSAIQSESTDRVVVLLFIDQTVTNTAAPDPRIDRSRIKMTMQKVDGRWRASKVQLL, from the coding sequence ATGACCGTGATCGTGACAACCGAGAAGAACCCGAAGGCCCGGGCGCAGGCCGAGGAGGAACCGGAGCCCGAAATCGCCGACGCCGCAGGCGAAGACGAGGCCGGTGGGCTGCTCAATCGCAAACGCCCCGGGACCGAGCGTCCCAAGCGGCCCTGGCGCCGATACCTGCGCCGCAGCGTGCTGCCGGCGTTACTCGTTGCCGCGCTTGCCGTTTCGGGATTCCTCGGCTGGCGACAGTGGCAGGACCATCAGTTGAAGGTGGCCGGTGAACAGGCGCAACAGGCGGCGATCGCCTACGCACAGGTGCTCACGAGCATCGACTCGAACAAGGTCGACGAGAACTTCAAGCAGGTGCTCGACGGCGCGAGCGGGGAATTCAAGGACATGTACACCCAGTCCAGCGTCAAGCTCCGGCAGCTGCTGATCGACAACAAGGCGACCGCGCACGGCGTGGTGGTCGACTCGGCCATCCAGTCCGAATCCACCGACAGGGTCGTCGTGCTGCTCTTCATCGACCAGACCGTCACCAACACCGCCGCACCCGATCCGCGCATCGACCGCAGCAGGATCAAGATGACCATGCAGAAGGTCGACGGCCGCTGGCGGGCAAGCAAAGTCCAACTCCTCTGA
- a CDS encoding MCE family protein — translation MAEASVRQRLSRMTKRPLESYNKTWLGFIAVAVVAVVIGVMLLVHTIGAGYRHYTAEFLQAASLRAGNPIVVAGIPVGNVTSMKLVGDHVEAGLKVRDDIKLGKDSRAQIKVTTILGSRYLALEPNGPARLPNNTFDLAHTEVPYDLQAALQDATTTFEQVDSDRFAQSLAVLGKQLQGLPAVVPQAITNINTLSSIIAVRRDQLGQLLRSTEQVTNTLRRQQAGIGALVDQGQDLLGQFVARRAVFHAMMQSLSSLVDTMSQVVVNDRSGLDALIKDMRDFTNLMSEHDDLLHSMLQTSPIFFREAANLTGDGNAINFNAPNVPLIDSWMCAISGRAKQFGMIQYFKDCK, via the coding sequence ATGGCTGAGGCGTCGGTGCGGCAACGGCTTTCGCGAATGACCAAGCGGCCGCTGGAAAGCTACAACAAGACCTGGCTCGGCTTCATCGCCGTCGCAGTGGTCGCGGTGGTGATCGGGGTCATGCTGCTGGTGCACACGATCGGCGCCGGCTACCGGCATTACACCGCGGAGTTCTTGCAGGCCGCCTCGCTGCGGGCCGGCAATCCGATCGTGGTCGCGGGCATCCCGGTGGGCAACGTCACCAGCATGAAGCTGGTGGGCGACCATGTCGAGGCGGGCTTGAAGGTCCGTGACGACATCAAGCTGGGCAAGGACTCCCGGGCGCAGATCAAGGTCACCACCATCCTGGGTTCGCGCTACCTCGCGCTGGAACCGAACGGGCCGGCGCGCCTGCCCAACAACACCTTCGACCTGGCGCACACCGAGGTGCCCTACGACCTGCAGGCCGCGTTGCAGGACGCCACCACGACGTTCGAGCAGGTCGACTCCGACAGGTTCGCGCAGTCGCTGGCGGTGCTGGGCAAGCAGCTCCAGGGCCTGCCCGCCGTTGTGCCGCAAGCGATCACGAACATCAACACGTTGTCGTCGATCATCGCGGTGCGGCGTGACCAACTGGGACAGCTGCTCCGCAGCACCGAGCAGGTGACGAACACGTTGCGGCGCCAGCAGGCCGGCATCGGCGCCCTGGTCGACCAGGGGCAAGACCTGCTGGGCCAATTCGTCGCCCGGCGCGCCGTTTTCCACGCGATGATGCAGTCGCTGTCCAGCCTCGTCGACACCATGAGCCAGGTGGTGGTCAACGACCGCTCCGGCCTGGACGCGCTGATCAAAGACATGCGCGACTTCACCAACCTGATGTCGGAACACGACGACCTGCTGCACAGCATGTTGCAGACCAGCCCGATCTTCTTCCGCGAGGCCGCCAACCTCACCGGCGATGGCAACGCGATCAACTTCAACGCCCCGAACGTCCCGCTGATCGACTCGTGGATGTGTGCAATCAGCGGCCGCGCCAAGCAGTTCGGCATGATCCAGTACTTCAAGGACTGCAAGTGA
- a CDS encoding mannan-binding family protein — MLKRLSAALVLAAAATIPGTATTHASAPSFCGDLGGDWDGQYCHTSVTSERNAVRDIKVAVPDDLVDNPTTGPVIRDYLHTLVNNWRNANGSMAADSYGEENFEVFRHGNLLSAVFHEDYHADGPKPNNAYRTFTFDMAAGRRVQLADLTTSNPLTAIPPLAQPFIETALNQAPPPHDPGTYPFIVDRWTPDKVYSGAYKAWALTPDELILYMPDYPVGHDEPINFSPGLPQWFMDGGTVQAHIPLSALSPVLRV; from the coding sequence ATGCTCAAGAGATTGTCGGCGGCACTCGTATTGGCCGCGGCCGCAACGATTCCCGGCACCGCTACCACGCACGCGTCGGCGCCGTCATTCTGCGGCGACCTCGGCGGTGACTGGGACGGCCAGTACTGCCACACGTCGGTGACCTCGGAACGCAACGCCGTGCGCGACATCAAGGTCGCCGTGCCCGACGACCTCGTCGACAATCCGACCACCGGCCCGGTGATCCGGGACTACCTGCACACGCTGGTCAACAATTGGCGAAACGCCAACGGCAGCATGGCCGCCGACAGCTACGGCGAGGAGAATTTCGAGGTCTTCCGGCACGGCAACCTGCTCAGCGCGGTGTTCCACGAGGACTATCACGCCGACGGGCCCAAGCCCAACAACGCCTACCGGACCTTCACCTTCGACATGGCGGCCGGCAGGCGGGTGCAGCTGGCGGACCTGACGACGTCGAACCCGCTGACCGCCATTCCCCCACTGGCCCAGCCGTTTATCGAAACGGCACTCAATCAGGCCCCGCCACCGCATGATCCGGGAACCTACCCGTTCATCGTCGACCGTTGGACTCCCGACAAGGTGTACTCGGGCGCGTACAAGGCGTGGGCGCTGACGCCCGACGAGCTGATCCTCTACATGCCCGACTATCCGGTCGGCCACGACGAGCCGATCAACTTCTCCCCCGGCCTGCCGCAGTGGTTCATGGACGGCGGCACCGTGCAGGCGCACATCCCGCTGTCCGCATTGAGCCCGGTGCTGCGCGTTTAA